The sequence ACTCAGCTGGAGTCTTCCTGTACTAGTGCCAAGCAGGCAAATGTCACCTGTGAATCCCAGGAGGAGATGTGTTgatcagccttccaaactgctcaatgcaaagatGCTTGGAATTCAGCAGTGCCACTTCCAGCTAACTGGCTCTGATTCCTATGGATGCAACTAGTCCTCCTCCCTGGCTGGACTAATGCCAGTCTACTTAAGGAGATAATTGACCACAAGCCAGCCTGACTGACAGGCTTCCTAAGTGCCAGATGCCAACTGTGCCAGTCCCAGCCTTTGTGGGAGGGCCTGTTCTCCTTGGGATGATAGCTAAGGTAGCTTCATCCTAACCTTGGCCTGTAACTCTGTTCTCAACTTCCCTCCAAAATATAATCAAGTGGTTCATTCCAAGttgttttctttctacttttattttaagaatatcggccgggcgcggtggctcaagcctgtaatcccagcactttgggaggccgagatgggcggatcacgaggtcaggagatggagaccatcctggctaacccggtgaaaccccatctctactaaaaaatacaaaaaactagccgggcgaggtagcgggcacctgttgtcccagctactggggaggctgaggcaggagaatggcgtgaacccgggaggcagagcttgcagtgagctgagatccggccactgcactccagcctgggcgacagagccagactccgtctcaaaaaaaacaaaaaaaacaaaaaagaatatcaaCACCTCCCTCCTTCTTCATTACTTCTCTTCATCTTTCTCAGGGTTCACTTAAGTGGGATACAGGCTAAACAACTACAGCCTTTTCTATCATCCTGGAAACTAGGAGCATGATTTCATGTTGAGAGGGTTACCAAAATATCACCATTAATTTATTATTCCTCTTATACAGGTTTTAGTGGTTCTCTATAAACTTCCATTATTGCCAAACCAATACTTTGTCAATGGCTGGATCCCCATTAGCATGTTTAAAATAAGCACTAAACCTGGCTCCAATGTCTTTGAGCGGATGTGTTTTGGCACTTGGGTGTATAGATCTGATTCTGGTGACAGCAGTGAGCCTGGGCCTGGGGGGGTTCTCCCAGTCCTGGTGTCCCAAAGGTCTGTCAAAACTATTCCTTGCTAGGTTCCTGGCTTGGCAACGCGGTAGTAGGTGCTACTGGGGATGAAGCCTTCACAATACAGTTAGGGTTCAACGACAGGCGCCATCTTAGTGAAGAAGGGTCTTCAGGGCGGTGTCCAGGGCTTTAACCGGGGTCTCCTCTGGGATCAGGGCCTTGACAGAAAAGCCCCGCCCCCCCCAACCCGCCTTGTTTATTTACACGAATCCCCTTGTTCTCCAGTCTCCGCTTCGTGCACAGCTTCCTTTAGGAACCAAGGTTCCCTTATGGATGAAAACTGTGCCTTCTCATCTCTGCTCTTTCTCTCCttactgtaaaaaacaaaacaaaccactgTGTTTATCTCACTGATGCAGGAGGAGGTTCCACGGCAGGAGCTGGGTGCCGGGAGGCTTCATAGTCCATAGCTTCCTCTCTTTCTGGAGAGGCTGACCCTTGAGCCAGCCCACCTGGCACCGCAGGTCGGTTTGGGCCTTACCTCTCTCCTGAAAGCAGGACCGAGGGCGCCCCTAAAAAGCACACTGGGCCTTTCAGGCaggtgagaaagaaagaggaggtgtTTTGAAGAAACCCCTGAGATCCCAGGACCTTCTGACCGGGTAACTCGCTGCTGCTAAACTAGGTTCGGGGCCAGGGCTTCACACTCACCTGGAGATGGACAGAGAAGCCAGACCCCAAACTTCCCCAGATTTATAACTCCCGTGTCATGGTTCcctctgccttctttctttttttctctttcaatagTCCCAGAATAACGGAGAGGAAAACCTCACAGGAAACCTGGCAGTCTCAAGCTGGAAGAATGGAATATACTCCCGAATTGTTTGAGCCCCCAAAACAAAACTGGCCTGAGAAGTGTCTCCCAGGCGAAGTCAAAACTTTGAGGCACCCCGCAATGGGATTTGTAAATAAGGGATTCGTGGAAACACCTATTTTTAAGATGTAACCTAACTTCCTCCCCATTCCTGCCCCTGCCATTGTCATTCTGTGCATGGGTCGTCTTTTGGCTTTTTATTCTGATGAAAGATCAGAGGTGACTTTTGTTGGGCCTGGCTGGGCAGACGGAAGCTGATTCAAAGTCGACCCCTGCTAAAGGGTGGAGGGCGGAGGCCGGGTCGCGGCTTCCCAGGCCCCAGCGGAGGCGCCGCACCCGGCCGGTGACTCCTGGCCTACTCCGGTAGCCGCTCTGCCTCCGCTCTGCAGCCGCCGCTGCCCACGGGTTCCCTTCCTGCAGCTCTCGCAGCGTGGCTGCTGGCCTTCACCCACCAAGAGATCTGCGGGCCCAAGCCCCATGCTGCCACCTCCCGCTAGGCGCGGTGCCCGCGCGCAACAGGTCTTCTAGGCGGCGGTGGCTGGGCGCGCTTGCCTAGTTAATGCGGCAACGCCGGTGTCCCGGCGCCAACCCCGCTGCCTCCGTCCAGCACCGCAGACTTAAGGGGGCGCCGTCGGGCACCCATCCCGCTGACACCGAGTTCCTGGCCTTAGACGGTAGTCGAGGACCTCAAAATGGGAGAGAGGTGACGGATAGTGGTGACAGGAAAAACGCACTGTTGCGGGTTTTTGCTAATTCAGTCTCTACCATGGTGGTGGACTTAAGTTCAATTAGGAAACTGGCATATTAAAAATAGGtggtggccgggcgcgatggttcacgcctgtaatcctagcactttgggaggcccagatgggaggactgtttgagctcaggagttcgagaccagcatggtaaacatagtgagatctcgtcTCTAAAATACTACCACTAATAATAAATAGATAGTAAAAGAGATGATGGTGTCAAAGGCTGAAAGGAGCAATGGAGGAAATCGGTGCCTACTGGTGGCTCGCCAGTGAATTCACCACTTTGAAGTTCTGAAGTTAAGAAataagagggaggggaaggattTGCAAAGCAACCTAACCTAACTGTGGGCACTCACCACGGCCTCATCCCTGGAGAATTGAAACACCTTCACACGGAGCCAGCATAGATATCCAGAGAGAAGCTTTAATAGAGAACACCGCGTACAACAACAGGAGACATAAACAAAGTCACAACCCGAACGCGGCGCGGACACGAGGCGGAGGTGACTTAGAGCCAAAGGGCAAAGCGGTTTCTCCCCATTCTACCCCCCTCCATTCCCAAAAGTGTGTCGCGAGTAAAGTGCTATTCCTGGGGCTCAAGAAGAGGGAAGGGCAACAGCGACAAGGCAAGTTTCTTTCCCATTCACGAATTGAAACTGAAGAATTAATTCGCCTGAAAGACGTAAGCGCCCAAACAGCACACGGAATACCAAAACAGCCGCAGGGTGCAAAGGTGACGGGGTGGTCCCCTCGCTTGCGTCCGAGGAGACTGGAAGGGAACAGCCATGAAACGCTCCTGCAAGCGTTAAGAGCAATATTGTTGAGTGATGTGCCGAGTTTTTCCTGCATTCATAAGTTAGGGAAACAAAATCCCGCGATACAAGTGATTTGTTTCCTTAAAATTCCAAATAGAACAGATCGTGGGAATTGACATTATTCTTGGGCTCTCATCCGATTGATACACAAACGAGTTGCAGGTGGAAAGTCGCCTGTATTGTCTCTCTTTGGTTGTGTTTCCCAACTTTTGGAATTTGGGGTTTTACCCTTTAAGCTGCTGCCATTCTCTTTTGTGCAAACTAATTGCTCTAGCGGTTCCTCCTATCCTTTTTGACCCCTGGGTCAGAGCCAAGAAACTTAGCTGTTTCCCAAAGATATTTCGTGGGTTTCCCgctgcctcctctcctccccttccccctccaaaGCGACTTTATTCGTGACACCGTTTCCTTGCCCATTTAGCTGACCAGGAAAATAACGGTATCAAacgcttcctcttttccttctcaaATGAAACGAGATTTCCTTAGTGGACAGCAGTTTTGTCTTGAATGTTCACGAGAGGCGACCGCCGAGGATGCGACCAGCAGAGAGAAACGTGGTGGCTGAGATCCGTTTCAGCGTCACTCTCTGTTGGATTCTTCCCGGGAGGTTTAGCTCTGCCAGCTTCTGCTCCCAGGAATAAGGGTCGGAATCCACTTGCAATTTACCAGCGAATGAGGTTTTCCTAACCTCCTTCGTTCCCTCCCCCCCATAACTTATCGATTTATATTAATTACAATAGAAACTCTTACCTGAAAATTGGCTTCCATTAATCTGATTGTACAACATAGTATAAACACAGACACCTGGAGGGTTATATTTATTTAGACCACCGGAGAATCCACTTTTTGGGGTTGTTCGTCTATATAAATACCTTCCTTTCCAGCAAAGGCTCAGACTCGCCAGCTCTGCCCAACCTGGCCAGGGCGCCCTCTCCCCGTCGGGTGGTTTGTGCGGTTCCGGGCCGGGCGTCTCTCACCGCGCTGGTCTCCCCTCGCCGGCCGGGTCCCCTAGGAGTGCACTAGCACCGAGTGCAAGGAGCCGCCCTTGCTCTCCGCCGCAGGAGGGGCTGTGGGCTCCAGCAGAGAGGCAACCGGCGAGGCCGCGGCCGCGGAGCACACGGTGGATGGCGCCGGAGGCTGCTGCGAAGCCGCGGGGACAGTGAGCCCCGGCTGCAGCGCAGACACGGGTGGCAGCGCAGGCGTGGGCTTGATGGGCACCGGCACGGCAGGCAGGCTCTGGCTTGCCGAGTGGCACAGGGCCTTGACCGGGACCCCGAAGGCCCCATACTCCGGGCCTACTGGGACTCCGGCTGCGGCTgcggcggccgcggcggcggCCACTGAATCCATGACGCCAACGTGCGGCCACACTGAGCTGACGACGTTGCCGAGCTGGCCGGGCACGGGGTAGCCCAGGTGATGCATGACGGACGCCAAGGGCAGCCCTCCAGCCTGCAGCACGCCCTTGTAGTCCCGGCCAATAATGTTCTCAATGGCAAAGGGGTGCTTGAAGCCTGATGTGGACGCCGCGGccgcggcggcagcggcggcggccgAGCCCAGCCCGTAAGGTGGGAACTGAGACAGGCGTCCCACGCTGCCCACCGCggctgccgctgccgccgccgccgccgctgccacGGCCGCCGCCTCCTGCATCTTGCCGGGATGAGACGGCTGCTGAGGCTGCGACTGCTGGGGCGGTTGCTGCGGGGGCTGCGACGGGAGATGCGGAGGCGGCTGCGGAGCAGTAGGCGGTTGCTGGTGGAAATAGTGCACCATGtggggcggcggcgggggcggcggcggcggcggctggggtgggtggtggtgatggtggtggtgcgCGGCAgcgtggtgatgatggtggtgatgggggtggtggtggtgatgggggtgAAGGTGCCCTCCCGGCCCGGCGCCTGGCGCGCCCTTGGTGCTTCCCGCGTGCAGGTGAGTATGGTCCGCGCGCAGCACCTTGAAGCGCTTGCGACGCCGCAGGAAGCTGCCGTTCTCGAACATGTCCCCGCAGTCGGGGTGCAGTGCCCAGAAGCTACCCTTGCCAGGCTGGTCGGGGCGCCGCGGAATCTTGATGAAGCAGTCGTTGAAGGAGAGGTTGTGGCGCAGGCTGTTCTGCCAGCGCTGTGTGTGCTCGCGGTAGTAGGGGAAGCGCTCCATGATAAACTTGTAGATGTCGCTCAGAGGCAGCATCTTCTCGGCCGAGTGCTGAATTGCCATGGCGGTCAGCGAGATGTAAGAGTAGGGCGGCTTTTGGTCGCTGTACGAGTTCTTCCCCGGCCGCGGCATCGCCCCCGGCTCCTCCACCGCCCTCCGGCCCGCACTGGGCCACAGAGTCTCTCCGCACTCCGCTCCTGGGGCCTGGCTGACCCCACTAATTCCCACTCTGCCCCTCCAGTCCTGCCACTTTGCCCTCTCGCCCTCCAGGccctctctgcttctctccccGGCCTTCTCCGAATTGCCTGGTGTCTCCGACCTTGGCCTTTCGGGCCTACTCAGCTCTCAGAAGCTGTCAACTTCTGGCCCCGACGGTTGTCGACTGGCGCGCACAGTCGCAGGCGGGGCGCGCCAGGTTTACCGTCGCCTTCTCTGCGTCTTCCCCCGGGTGTCCAAAGACTGAGTGCTGGAGCTGGCTGCAGAGGAG is a genomic window of Chlorocebus sabaeus isolate Y175 chromosome 12, mChlSab1.0.hap1, whole genome shotgun sequence containing:
- the FOXB2 gene encoding forkhead box protein B2, translated to MPRPGKNSYSDQKPPYSYISLTAMAIQHSAEKMLPLSDIYKFIMERFPYYREHTQRWQNSLRHNLSFNDCFIKIPRRPDQPGKGSFWALHPDCGDMFENGSFLRRRKRFKVLRADHTHLHAGSTKGAPGAGPGGHLHPHHHHHPHHHHHHHAAAHHHHHHHPPQPPPPPPPPPPHMVHYFHQQPPTAPQPPPHLPSQPPQQPPQQSQPQQPSHPGKMQEAAAVAAAAAAAAAAAVGSVGRLSQFPPYGLGSAAAAAAAAAASTSGFKHPFAIENIIGRDYKGVLQAGGLPLASVMHHLGYPVPGQLGNVVSSVWPHVGVMDSVAAAAAAAAAAGVPVGPEYGAFGVPVKALCHSASQSLPAVPVPIKPTPALPPVSALQPGLTVPAASQQPPAPSTVCSAAAASPVASLLEPTAPPAAESKGGSLHSVLVHS